The DNA window GGTCTCGGTCGAGCTTGCCGAAGCGATGGCGCTGGGACTGGGGGACATGACCCGCTGGCGCGGCAGTCAGTGGGCCGGCTACTTCGGCAGGGTTTACGCAGAGGGTCACACCCAGGCCGAGATCGTCTTGCAAACCGAGGGGGTCAGCGAGGCCGCAATGAGCCGCGGCCTGATGCAAACTCGATTCTGCGTGGCACGACGGCTCGGATGGACGACGGCCGAGTTGGAAGCGGAGTTCGGTACCGAGAATGCCCGGAACTGGACACGAGAACTGGACAAACTCTCCTGAGAACGGTCAATGAACGACGACGAGCAGATCGATGGCATTTGTGACCGCTTCGCCGACGCGATCGAGGGGACGACCGATCAGGATCTGGTCGGGTTGTTCCAGGGCTTTCTCCGTCAATCTCCACCGGGACGGGAAGCGGAAGTCTGTGGCCTGCTGGCTTCTGCTGCTGCAAGTCGTGATGTCTGGATCGACAGACTCCTGTGCGATTCACTCTGGGTACACCGCAAGGTGGTTTGTGAGGCCCTGACGGGGACGCTCTTTCGTGACGAGCCGTCCAAGGCTCGTCAGCTTGGACTCCATCAACTCGGCCACTTCCAACCCTTCGCCGTCATCGGCTTCGGCGGCACCGGCACGGTTTTCAAGGCACGTGGCATCGATCGTTCCATCGTCGCCGTCAAGGTCGCCCATCCGTCCAACGAACATGCGGCCGAGGCGCTGGCGCAGGAGCACGAGGCGCTCGTGTTGGCACAAGACGGGGTTGCTCAGGTGCCCCGGGTTCAAGGTGCCAGCGCTCACGCCGAAAGTGTGAATTTTCTCGCCCTGGAGTTCATTGAAGGATGTCCGCTGGACGAATGGCTCGAAAGGCACGCGAACAAGCATTTCGAGAGCGTGCTTGAACTGGCTCGTCAACTGGTCAGCGCCGTCAACGGGCTGCATCAGGCCCGCCTCTGCCACGGCGACCTGACTCCGGCGAACATCCTCGTAACCGGGCAACCCGAAGGTCCCGAGCTGCGGCTGGTCGACTTCGGAAGCGCCAATCGCGGATACCACGTCGGCCGGAACATTCACTACACAGCCCACTTTTCCGCGCCGGAACTGCTTGCCGGGAAGGTCACCCAGACGACCGGGGCCACGGACCTCTGGAGTCTGGGGGTCATCCTGTCGCTGATGTTCTCCGGTCGTCATCCCTTCGGCGACGAGTTGGATACCCTGGGCCATGAAGACCTCCGAAAGTGTTTCGAGAACGGACCGCACCCGGCGGAGCCGCCCCAACTGTCGCAATTCAGCGGCGTATGGGGACTGATACAAGCGTGCATGAGCCGGGACCCGCAGCAGCGGCGGCGGCAGGTCTCGCTGGTCACTCTTGAAGCCGCCATTCCGACGGCCCAACAGTACGCCGCGACCATCGCGTCTAAGCAAAGCGACCTGGCCAGCAGGCGCGACGAAGCGGAGCGGGCCATACTTCGTCGGAGATGGTCGCTTCGTGCGATGGTTGTCGCCCTCCTCGCCGTCACGGGATTGGTGCTGTATTTCCGCGGCTCCCTGTCCAGCCTTCACACGACGAGCAATCAAATCCTCGCCGCTCAGAAGGCGGATAAAGCGGAGATCAACGCTGCCATCGAGCGGATTGCGGCGCAGCTCGTGGCAAAAGTGCCTGAAGATCAACAGATCGATTCCCTCCGCGTCCAACTCGAAGCGGCGCTGCGTCGGTTGGCCGACGCCGAAGCCGCCGGCGACCCCAGCGCCAAAGCGAAACTCAACCTGCTTCGCACCGGTGGCGACCCGAGATTGCTCGGCCAATTCCTGGATGAGCAAATCGCCAGGGATCATCCGCCTGCCGTCGGGCTGCTGCGCGAGCGCGCCGCCGTCGCCTACGTTACCGGCGACATCGATCGTGCCGAGCAATGCCTGAACGATATCCTCGACCAGCTCCCCAATGACCTGGACGCCATCAACCGCCTCGGGCGGATCTACAAACTTCGCGGCGACTTCACCGCCGCGGAGCGCCAATACAATCTGATGCTCGAACTCGCGCCGCAGGATGAAGCCATACAGGCTGTTGCGTATTGCAACCTGGGCAATGTCGTGCAAGAACGCGGTGACTTTGAACGGGCCGAGGAGATGTACAACAAAGCCCTGGCGATCGAGGAAAAGTTCGGCCGGCTTGAAGGCATGGCAGACAGTTACAGCAACCTCGGCGTCGTCATGAGAATCCGTGGCAACCTCGCCGGGGCCGAGGCCATGCACAATAAGTCCCGCGCGATCAACGAAAAGCTGGCGCGGCTTGATGGGATGGCTCGCGACTATGCGAACCTTGCCGTTCTACTTCGGATCCGTGGCGATCCGGTCGGGGCACAAGCGATGCACAAGAAAGCGCTTGGGATATACGAAACACTCGGCAACCTTGAGTTGATGGCAACCCAGTACGGCGCTCTCGGCATCCTCACGAAGGCCACCGGCGACCTGCGAGGAGCAAAGGCCCTGTTCGAGAAAGCCCTCGAAATCAACGAAAAGATTGGAAAACTCGAAGGGGTGGCCGACGTTTGCGGTGACATTGCCAATCTGCTCCTGAGCTACGACCTGGCCGGGGCCGAGGCCATGTACAACAAGTCCCTCGCGATCAATGAAAGGCTGGGCAGGCGGGTCAAGGTTGCCATTCAGTATGGCAATCTTGGAATTCTCTTACACCTCCGGGGCGATCTGAACGGCGCCGAGGAAATGCACAATAAAGCACTTACGATCGATGAAGAGCTCGGGAGGCTGGACGGCATGGCCAGCAATTATGGCAACCTCGGCGTTATAGCGCGTCTGCGGGGGGATCTTCAGGGGGCCGAGGCCATGCATAAGAAGGCGCTTGCGATCTTCAAAGGTCTCGGTGATCTGGAGAACATCGCAACCCAGAATGCAAACCTCGGCACCATCGCGGAAAAGCGCAAGGACTTCGTCGAGGCACGCCGGTTGTGGTCGCTAAGCAGGGACCAGTTCGCCAAGCTCGGATCGAAACCGAAAGAAAAAGCAATGCAGGACATGCTGGACACGCTCCCGCCGCCTTGAGGTTGAAAGCTGCGCATCGTATCCGTCGCACTCCTGTCGCATGCCAATTAGATCACGATCCGCTCGATCTCGCCGGGGGAGATTTCGTCGCTGCGGCGGTCGTACAGGCGCGTCGTTCGAGGTGATTCGTGGGCCGCGATGGTCTGGGCGTTCTCCAGCACGCCGCCGCCGCGGAGGTAGGCGGTGATCCCTGTCGCCCGGAAGGTGTGGCAGCAGGTGCCGCGGGGCATGCCGGCGGCCTTGGCCCGGCGCTTGATCATCGCCAGGGCGTCATTGCGAGTCATCCTTCGGTCAGAGACGTCGCCGCCGTGGCCGGGGATCGTACGGAATAGAGGGGATTTCAACTGGTCCGCGATGCCGGTGGCCTGGAGGTATGCGTCGAGATATTGTTCTGCGTTGTGGTGGGCGGGGACGGCGTGGTGCTTCCCGCCTTTCTCGTGCAGGCGGAACCACCACCGTTTGCCGTTCTGCCAGTAGTCCTCGACGTTCATCGACACCGCGGCGCCGATTCGTGCGAAGGAATAGATCATCATCGCGATCAACGCGCGGTCCCGCAGGCCGATCAGGTTCGCCGTCACCTGACCGGTCAGGGGATGGACGTGTGCCACTTCGATGGAGTCGAGCAGTTCCCTTGCCTGCTGCTGCGTCAGCACCGGCGTCTTGCCGCTCTTCACGACGTGTTTGGGACCGCGGACCGCGTGGCAGGGATTGGTCGGCAGCACCTGCCCGAGGACCAGGTAATCGCAGAAGTCCCGTATCGCCGCCAGATGCTGCTTGACGGTCGCCGGGGATACGGTCCGCATCAATTCTTCGATGTAAGTCGCGACGATTGTGGGCCGCAGCGCCGGAAGCGCGATTCCATGCCGATCGCACCAGCCCAGCATCCGATTCACCGCGACCGCGTAGGCCCGGCGGGTATTGGCGTTGCGGATCGTCGCGGTGAAGTACTCGATGTACTTTTCGCGGGCGACCGGGCCGGCATTGGCGATCACGGCCGGGACCGGGAAGTTGAACCGGTTTGCCAGCGACGAACCGTTCGAACCGAACGCCGCTTCCCAAGCGTCCGCGTCAGTCATCGATCCCCAGCAGCCGAACAGTGCATCGTTGCCGGCCACGCTCGCACAACAATCGATCAAACGTCATCAACGTCCCGCTCACCTCGCCCGCCAGCGCCACATACAGACAGTCGGCAAGCGAGTGCCTGAGATCGATCGCGATGTTGACGGCCGCCTCCATCAGCCGCGCGGCGTCAACCAGCTCGATCACACCCTCGTCGATCATCGCGGCCCACGACTGGCGGGCACGAGCGACCTCAGAAGGCTCCAACTGCTTCATCCGGAACTTGCGCACCACCGCACCCAGCACCTCCATGCCGATATGCGAGGGGGCGATCAACTGGTGACCCTCGACGATCAGCGCCTGTGCCCGCTCGTGATGCGCTTCGGGGATCAGCCACTTCACGGCAACGCTGGCGTCAATCACCGCCAGGCTCGTTCGCGTGGTCGCGTACAACGCGGCACTCATCCGTTTCGGTCGCGTTCTTCGCGAATCAGCGGCGTGGAGTCGGGCAGCAACCCGCCACGCTCGAAGATGTCCGCCTTCAGCTTGTCCAGCCGGGCGATCAACTCCTGCCTCGGCCGCACCGCAGCCTCGGTGATCAACCGCCGCAGTTCCTCCGGCACCGAATGTCCGCGTCGCCGCGCGACGTCCCTGAATGCCGCCAGAATGCGTTCGTCGACGTTGCGCACGCGTACTTCCGCCATGTGGTCCCTCCCCATTGATGTGAGCGTCTGGATCGACCGTAGCACACCTGAAGCCATGGCGCAAGCAGAATGTTCATGGGCCGCTTTTCACAAGCCGCCCCAGCGGTCCATTGAGGGACAAGTCGTCACGCATAACGTCCTTTATGACCGAGAAGCGCGTGCCGCCGCGAGGTCACTGTCGGATGCACTTCCTGTGAGGATTCATATCAGGCCGCTAGCTGTCGTCATCGCCAGTAGGAATACAGTGCTGGCGGCACCGCCCAAGTCACGCACAGCAGCACAGTGAACCATCAGCCGGTTCGTCAGAGCTCGATCACTTCGATGACTACTTCTACCGCATCCGTTCTGTAGCGCGAGCTCGAATCCGATTCGCTGACCCACGGCACACGATGCCGGGTCAAACCCTCAAACAGGCGGGTGCCGCGTGCGGATTCGGCGTTCAGTCCGCTGCCGCGAATCGTGATCTTTCGGCCGGCGGCGTGGAGGGTGATGCCCTTATCGGGGTCGTACTCCATCTGGTCAATGAAGCTGTAGTTGATCGCCAGAATCTGGCCGGACTTCTTCCGCAGCTCCAGGCAGACCGCACGCTCGCGGACGCCACGAAGCCAGCCGTAGTCGCCGAGGTCGTCAACGCCGTCATGGTCGGTCAAGGTGGCCGGCGGCGGCTCGGTCTCTCGCCGAACGGTGTATTTATCCAGCAGGGTCGTTGTTCTATCGCTCAAGGGCCACCTCCCGTTCTTGGTGCGGATGTAATGACAGCGCGGGCGGGTGCGGTTGGAGTTGATCGCGCGCGATTCGGTCGGTTTCGATGATGCGAACGCGGTCGCGAGGATCCGCCAGCAACTCCGTTGCCGTCTGACGGTCGTCGGTCCTTGTCACCGCTTCGAGCAGTGCCCGCTTATCGTCGGTATGAATGGTGACGCGGGACTTGCCGCGTGACACCGACACATAGAACTGTTGCTGGGACGAAGCCGGCAGCGATTCGGCGGACTGGCCGAGGATCACATGGTCCACGCTCTTGCCCTGGGACGCGTGCGACGTCGTGACGTAGCCGTGTGCGAGGTGGCCGAAGTCCTTCGAGACGACCCAGCCGTTGCTCAGGCGAATGTCGCCCTTGGCAGTGAATCCCGCCACGGTATACGTCGCGCCGTTGTTGAGGCGCTGGCCGCCGAGCGTCTTGCCGTTGTGGGTGATGCGGATCACTTCGCCTTCGGCGACGGCAAGTTCGCCGGACTCAAAGACCGTGAACCGAGCCGCCTGATCAAGCGGCAGGGGCTGGCCGGTCATCGTCAATTGGTCGCCTTTGCGATGTCCCTTGGCGTTCTGGTGGAACACGATGACGCTGTCCGGCCCGTAGCGCACCGGGTCGGCGCGCTCGGCCTGCGTCAGATTCGTATTCCGCAGCACCTTCACAGTGCGTTC is part of the Humisphaera borealis genome and encodes:
- a CDS encoding FitA-like ribbon-helix-helix domain-containing protein, translated to MAEVRVRNVDERILAAFRDVARRRGHSVPEELRRLITEAAVRPRQELIARLDKLKADIFERGGLLPDSTPLIREERDRNG
- a CDS encoding tyrosine-type recombinase/integrase, with the protein product MTDADAWEAAFGSNGSSLANRFNFPVPAVIANAGPVAREKYIEYFTATIRNANTRRAYAVAVNRMLGWCDRHGIALPALRPTIVATYIEELMRTVSPATVKQHLAAIRDFCDYLVLGQVLPTNPCHAVRGPKHVVKSGKTPVLTQQQARELLDSIEVAHVHPLTGQVTANLIGLRDRALIAMMIYSFARIGAAVSMNVEDYWQNGKRWWFRLHEKGGKHHAVPAHHNAEQYLDAYLQATGIADQLKSPLFRTIPGHGGDVSDRRMTRNDALAMIKRRAKAAGMPRGTCCHTFRATGITAYLRGGGVLENAQTIAAHESPRTTRLYDRRSDEISPGEIERIVI
- a CDS encoding type II toxin-antitoxin system VapC family toxin — protein: MIDASVAVKWLIPEAHHERAQALIVEGHQLIAPSHIGMEVLGAVVRKFRMKQLEPSEVARARQSWAAMIDEGVIELVDAARLMEAAVNIAIDLRHSLADCLYVALAGEVSGTLMTFDRLLCERGRQRCTVRLLGIDD
- a CDS encoding serine/threonine-protein kinase, producing the protein MNDDEQIDGICDRFADAIEGTTDQDLVGLFQGFLRQSPPGREAEVCGLLASAAASRDVWIDRLLCDSLWVHRKVVCEALTGTLFRDEPSKARQLGLHQLGHFQPFAVIGFGGTGTVFKARGIDRSIVAVKVAHPSNEHAAEALAQEHEALVLAQDGVAQVPRVQGASAHAESVNFLALEFIEGCPLDEWLERHANKHFESVLELARQLVSAVNGLHQARLCHGDLTPANILVTGQPEGPELRLVDFGSANRGYHVGRNIHYTAHFSAPELLAGKVTQTTGATDLWSLGVILSLMFSGRHPFGDELDTLGHEDLRKCFENGPHPAEPPQLSQFSGVWGLIQACMSRDPQQRRRQVSLVTLEAAIPTAQQYAATIASKQSDLASRRDEAERAILRRRWSLRAMVVALLAVTGLVLYFRGSLSSLHTTSNQILAAQKADKAEINAAIERIAAQLVAKVPEDQQIDSLRVQLEAALRRLADAEAAGDPSAKAKLNLLRTGGDPRLLGQFLDEQIARDHPPAVGLLRERAAVAYVTGDIDRAEQCLNDILDQLPNDLDAINRLGRIYKLRGDFTAAERQYNLMLELAPQDEAIQAVAYCNLGNVVQERGDFERAEEMYNKALAIEEKFGRLEGMADSYSNLGVVMRIRGNLAGAEAMHNKSRAINEKLARLDGMARDYANLAVLLRIRGDPVGAQAMHKKALGIYETLGNLELMATQYGALGILTKATGDLRGAKALFEKALEINEKIGKLEGVADVCGDIANLLLSYDLAGAEAMYNKSLAINERLGRRVKVAIQYGNLGILLHLRGDLNGAEEMHNKALTIDEELGRLDGMASNYGNLGVIARLRGDLQGAEAMHKKALAIFKGLGDLENIATQNANLGTIAEKRKDFVEARRLWSLSRDQFAKLGSKPKEKAMQDMLDTLPPP